A region from the Vicia villosa cultivar HV-30 ecotype Madison, WI linkage group LG3, Vvil1.0, whole genome shotgun sequence genome encodes:
- the LOC131593412 gene encoding serrate RNA effector molecule-like, producing the protein MAEVINLPPESHDRSPPTTTTDPPPQPPNPPHPPQLDDDLPPPSLPRRRDFRDDRDFDRRPFRGGRGGGRGGFYNRDKRRRSPSPNYRDRRYSPPPQQSRRSPPPFKRSRRGSPHRPNDRFGYDHFGGYERGVGGRGGYADDRPVGRFPHRSAGGYQNGISDLDAARGYADGPSGGARREGLMSYKQFIQELEDDILPSEAERRYQEYKSEYITTQKRAYFNAHKDEEWLKDKYHPTNLLPVIERRNENARRLAKDFLLDLQSGTLDINPGLNSVSTRSEQASEPNSEEETEAGGKRRRHGRGSNKDNDFSAAPKAHPVSSEPRRIQAEIQQVQAVVRKLDKEKGIEDNILCTNDHSKNGDKAHSGSVGPVIIIRGLTSIKGLEGVELLDTLLTYLWRIHGVDYYGMLEINDAKGFRHVRPEGARHEETGKSGSEWEKKLDSFWQRRLEGQDPLEVRTAKEKIDAAAADMLDPYVRKIRDEKYGWKYGCGAKGCTKLFHAVEFVYKHLKLKHPELVLELTSKLREDLYFQNYMNDPDAPGGTPVMQQSQKDKPLKRRLLDGRLKDDRGNQRDQDRNDRTNGDSSPSRERRLGGRDETMFDAYGGPAVPQFSSDMHPPPSVLMPVPGAGPLGPFVPAPPEVAMQMFRDQGPSSFDTSGMTMRSGPQIGGQTSMIAVPPAFRPDPRRMRSYQDLDAPEEEVTVIDYRSL; encoded by the exons atGGCCGAGGTTATCAACTTACCTCCCGAATCTCACGACCGATCTCCTCCCACCACCACCACTGATCCTCCTCCTCAACCTCCTAATCCTCCTCATCCACCTCAACTCGACGACGATCTCCCACCTCCATCTCTCCCTCGTCGGAGAGACTTCCGTGACGACAGAGATTTCGATCGCCGTCCCTTCCGCGGCGGCCGAGGCGGTGGACGAGGTGGTTTCTACAACCGTGACAAACGCCGTCGTAGTCCTAGCCCTAATTACCGTGACCGCCGCTATTCTCCTCCTCCGCAGCAGTCTCGACGTTCGCCTCCGCCGTTTAAGAGATCCAGAAGGGGGAGTCCGCATAGACCTAACGACAG ATTTGGCTATGATCACTTTGGTGGCTATGAAAGGGGAGTGGGCGGAAGGGGTGGTTATGCAGATGATAGACCTGTTGGCAGGTTTCCACATCGATCTGCAGGGGGGTATCAAAACGGAATTTCTG ATCTAGATGCCGCTCGCGGTTATGCAGATGGGCCAAGTGGAGGTGCTCGAAG AGAGGGATTAATGTCCTATAAGCAATTCATTCAGGAGCTTGAGGATGATATACTGCCATCTGAAGCGGAGCGTAG ATACCAAGAGTACAAGTCAGAGTATATTACTACCCAAAAACGAGCTTATTTCAATGCTCACAAAGATGAGGAATG GTTGAAAGATAAATATCATCCTACAAATTTACTTCCAGTTATTGAAAG GAGGAATGAAAATGCTCGGCGTCTGGCAAaggattttttgcttgatttgcaAAGTGGAACACTGGACAT AAATCCAGGTTTAAACTCTGTATCCACTAGATCAGAGCAAGCCAGTGAGCCAAATTCAGAGGAGGAAACAGAAGCCGGTGGCAAACGAAGAAGACATGGTAGGGGATCTAATAAGGATAATGATTTCTCTGCTGCTCCAAAAGCTCACCCTGTCAGTTCTGAACCTAGAAGGATACAAGCTGAGATTCAACAGGTTCAGGCTGTTGTTCGGAAGCTTGACAAGGAAAAAGGGAttgaagataatattttatgcaCCAATGATCATAGCAAAAATGGTGATAAGGCTCACAGTGGATCTGTGGGTCCTGTAATAATCATCCGTGGCCTAACTTCTATTAAGGGCTTAGAAGGCGTTGAGCTGCTGGACACACTGCTAACATATCTTTGGCGGATTCATGGTGTAGATTATTATGGAATGCTTGAGATTAACGATGCCAAGGGTTTTAGGCATGTGAGACCAGAAGGAGCAAGGCATGAAGAAACTGGTAAATCGGGGTCAGAATGGGAGAaaaagcttgattcattttggcAGAGAAGGTTGGAAGGCCAGGATCCCTTGGAAGTAAGGACTGCAAAGGAGAAGATAGATGCTGCAGCAGCTGACATGTTGGATCCATATGTTAGAAAGATTAGGGATGAAAAGTATGGATGGAAATATGGCTGTGGAGCCAAGGGTTGCACAAAGCTTTTTCATGCAGTTGAGTTTGTGTACAAACATCTCAAGCTAAAACATCCCGAGCTTGTGTTGGAGCTAACATCAAAATTGCGTGAAGatctttattttcaaaattacatGAA TGATCCTGATGCTCCTGGTGGAACCCCTGTCATGCAGCAATCTCAG AAGGACAAGCCTTTAAAGCGCAGATTACTGGATGGTCGATTGAAAGATGATCGTGGGAATCAGCGAGACCAGGATAGGAATGACCGAACAAATGGAGACAGTTCTCCATCCCGTGAAAGGCGGTTGGGTGGTCGTGATGAAACCATGTTTGATGCATATGGAGGGCCTGCTGTACCTCAATTCTCCTCAGATATGCACCCTCCTCCTTCAGTTTTGATGCCTGTACCTGGTGCCGG GCCTCTGGGACCCTTTGTTCCTGCTCCTCCAGAAGTTGCGATGCAGATGTTTAGGGATCAAGGACCATCTTCATTTGATACCTCAGGGATGACTATGCGTTCTGGTCCTCAAATAGGGGGACAAACCTCTATGATTGCTGTTCCTCCAGCCTTTAGACCTGATCCTCGACGGATGCGGAG TTATCAAGATTTGGATGCACCTGAAGAAGAAGTTACTGTTATTGATTATCGGAGTTTGTAA